A genomic window from Micromonospora violae includes:
- a CDS encoding response regulator transcription factor, giving the protein MRVLVADDERLLADTVAEGLRRLSMAVDVCYDGDGALERVGVNRYDVAVLDRDMPGRTGDEVCRSIAGSQVGTRVLLLTAAAGIRDRVEGLGLGADDYLTKPFAFAELVARVQALGRRSTPALPPVLAQDGLVLDVGRHTVTRDGRPVTLSPKEFAVLHVLLRAGGQVVSAEELLEQAWDEFADPFTNAVRVTVMTLRKKLGDPAIIHTVPKAGYRIGGTA; this is encoded by the coding sequence GTGCGGGTGCTGGTGGCGGATGACGAGCGGTTGTTGGCGGACACGGTGGCCGAAGGGCTGCGCCGCCTCTCGATGGCCGTGGACGTCTGCTACGACGGTGACGGCGCGTTGGAGCGGGTCGGGGTGAACCGGTACGACGTCGCGGTGCTGGACCGGGACATGCCGGGGCGTACCGGTGACGAGGTGTGCCGCAGCATCGCCGGTTCACAGGTCGGCACCCGGGTGCTGCTGCTCACCGCGGCGGCCGGTATTCGGGACCGGGTGGAAGGTCTCGGCCTCGGCGCGGACGACTATCTGACCAAGCCGTTCGCCTTCGCCGAGTTGGTGGCCCGGGTGCAGGCCCTCGGGCGGCGGTCCACGCCGGCGCTGCCCCCGGTGCTCGCCCAGGATGGCCTGGTGCTGGACGTGGGCCGGCACACGGTCACCCGGGACGGCCGCCCGGTGACGTTGAGCCCGAAGGAGTTCGCGGTGCTGCACGTGCTGCTGCGCGCGGGCGGTCAGGTGGTCAGCGCCGAGGAGCTGCTGGAGCAGGCCTGGGACGAGTTCGCCGACCCGTTCACCAACGCTGTACGGGTCACCGTGATGACCCTGCGCAAGAAGCTTGGCGACCCCGCGATCATCCACACCGTTCCGAAGGCCGGTTAC